In the genome of Streptomyces racemochromogenes, one region contains:
- a CDS encoding thioredoxin domain-containing protein, with protein MTSSSGKDHRREVRERLRAEREAGARRTRLRGRLLVGGALAAVLAAAVGVGAYAAGRAGPGKSEAAGKPFLRPAHTTGDDGVVVPYGRADAKDVVSVWLDPRCPFCANVETGLGPAFKERADAGAYRVEYHFATFLDGGLGGKGSKRALNALGAAVNESPQKFVDYLQVLYRNHPSEETDDRFGSTDTLLDLAGQVPGLRTPEFDRAVEELSYMPWVEKVSKAFGESGKRGTPSVEVNGREVGVLSGRGEAVSPEAFGQLVAANRKS; from the coding sequence ATGACGAGCAGCAGCGGGAAGGACCACCGCCGCGAGGTCCGGGAGCGGCTCCGGGCGGAGCGGGAGGCCGGGGCGCGGCGGACGCGGCTGCGCGGACGGCTGCTCGTCGGCGGGGCGCTGGCGGCCGTGCTGGCGGCCGCGGTCGGGGTGGGGGCGTACGCGGCGGGGCGGGCGGGGCCGGGGAAGAGCGAGGCGGCGGGCAAGCCCTTCCTACGGCCGGCGCACACCACCGGCGACGACGGGGTGGTGGTCCCGTACGGCAGGGCCGACGCGAAGGACGTCGTGTCCGTGTGGCTGGATCCGCGCTGCCCCTTCTGCGCGAACGTGGAGACGGGCCTCGGCCCGGCCTTCAAGGAGCGGGCGGACGCCGGGGCCTACCGCGTGGAGTACCACTTCGCGACCTTCCTGGACGGGGGCCTGGGCGGGAAGGGCTCCAAGCGCGCGCTGAACGCGCTGGGCGCGGCGGTGAACGAGAGCCCCCAGAAGTTCGTGGACTACCTCCAGGTGCTCTACCGGAACCATCCGAGCGAGGAGACGGACGACAGGTTCGGCTCGACGGACACCCTGCTGGACCTCGCCGGGCAGGTGCCGGGGCTGCGCACGCCGGAGTTCGACCGGGCCGTCGAGGAGCTCTCGTACATGCCATGGGTCGAGAAGGTCTCGAAGGCCTTCGGCGAGAGCGGCAAGCGGGGCACCCCGTCGGTGGAGGTCAACGGCAGGGAGGTGGGGGTGCTGTCGGGCCGGGGGGAGGCGGTCTCCCCGGAGGCCTTCGGCCAACTGGTCGCGGCGAACCGCAAGTCCTGA
- a CDS encoding SDR family oxidoreductase, whose protein sequence is MLLRGKTVVVSGVGAGLGHQVAAAVVRDGGNAVLGARTEANLAKSAAEIDPDGTHTAHLPTDIGDERQCEALAALALERFGRIDAVVHVAAWDSYFGGLEDADFGTWQQIIDVNLLGSLRMTRACLPALKAGGGSVVFIGTQSAVAAPNEVRQAAYAASKGALTSAMYSLARELGPHRIRVNTVLPGWMWGPPVQAFVTFTAHTEGVPEAEVHQRLADRMALPDLATDGDVADAAVFLASDRARAITGQSLLVNAGELMR, encoded by the coding sequence ATGCTGCTGCGAGGGAAGACCGTCGTCGTCTCCGGTGTGGGGGCCGGGCTCGGCCACCAGGTGGCCGCCGCCGTGGTCCGCGACGGCGGCAACGCCGTCCTCGGCGCCCGCACCGAGGCCAACCTGGCCAAGTCCGCCGCCGAGATCGACCCCGACGGCACCCACACCGCCCACCTGCCCACCGACATCGGCGACGAGCGGCAGTGCGAGGCCCTCGCCGCCCTCGCCCTGGAGCGCTTCGGCCGCATCGACGCCGTCGTCCACGTCGCCGCCTGGGACTCCTACTTCGGCGGCCTGGAGGACGCCGACTTCGGGACCTGGCAGCAGATCATCGACGTCAACCTCCTCGGCAGCCTGCGCATGACCCGCGCCTGCCTGCCCGCCCTCAAGGCCGGCGGCGGCTCCGTCGTCTTCATCGGCACCCAGTCCGCCGTGGCCGCCCCCAACGAGGTCCGCCAGGCCGCCTACGCCGCCTCCAAGGGCGCCCTGACCTCCGCCATGTACTCCCTGGCCCGGGAACTCGGCCCGCACCGGATCCGCGTCAACACCGTGCTGCCCGGCTGGATGTGGGGCCCGCCCGTGCAGGCCTTCGTCACCTTCACCGCCCACACCGAGGGCGTCCCCGAGGCCGAGGTCCACCAGCGCCTCGCCGACCGGATGGCCCTGCCCGACCTCGCCACCGACGGGGACGTCGCCGACGCGGCGGTCTTCCTCGCCTCCGACCGGGCGCGGGCGATAACCGGCCAGTCCCTGCTGGTCAACGCCGGTGAGCTGATGCGATGA